DNA sequence from the Brachybacterium sp. P6-10-X1 genome:
CAGGACTGATCGCTCCGGACCGGGACGGACCGGCCGGCTCAGGGCGCCGGTGGCTCACCACGGGCGGCCACCGGCGACCTGACCCGCACGACGATCTCCGTCGGTCGGCCGGCGGGGCGACCCGAGCCTTTCCGCCGACAGTGACGCGTGTCACACTGTGACGCACGGCCGACCCGCGGCCGATGACGACGACGAGGGACGCTCCGATGCCTGCTCCGCAGTTCACGCCCTACATCAGCTTTCCCGGCAATGCCGCCGAGGCCTTCGAGTACTACCGCGAGGTCTTCGGCGGCGAGCTGGACCTCATGTCGTACGACGACTTCCCCACCGAGGGCTTCCCCTTCTCCCCGCCGCCCGGCGCGACCGCGCACGCACAGCTCGACGGCGGCCTGGTGACGCTGGCCGGCGGCGACGGCATCGCCGCCCCGGGGGACGAGCTGCCCCCACTCGGGTCCGACGTCTACTCGTTCCTCGTGGGGCTGGAGAGCGTCGACGAGGCGCATGCTCTCCTCGAGACGCTGACCTCGTCCGGAGCAGAGATCGCCATGCCCTTCGAACTCGCCCCCTGGGGCGATCATTACGGGCAGGTCACGGACCGTTTCGGGGTCCTGTGGGCGCTCGTGGTCCCGGCCGAGAGCCCGCGAGGCTGACTCCTGCGGAACGAGCCCCCGCGGAACGAGCTCCCGCGGAACGAGGCAGCAGGGCCTCCACGGGCGGGGCCGACGAGGCCGGGCGATGATCAGCAGATCTCGGCACGCCATCACCGGGGAGATCACCCCGGCGATCCGGCCCGTCCGTTGCACCACCCCACCCACGGCTCTAGTTCAACGCTCAACCATCTTGTAGACTCGACGCATGCGAGCCTTCGGATTCCTCAGCTTCGGCCACTACGGCGGCAGTCCCGCCCAGGGCGGGCTCAGCGCTCGTCAGATGCTGCACGACGCGATCGACATCTCCGTCGGCGCCGAGGAGCTCGGCGTCAACGGCGCCTCTTTCCGCGTCCACCACTTCGCCCAGCAGTCCGCCTCTCCGATGCCGCTGCTCTCGGCCATCGCCGCCCGCACGCAGCGCATCGAGGTCGGCACCGGCGTGATCGACATGCGCTACGAGAACCCGCTGTACTTCGCCGAGGAGGCCGCAGCCCTCGACCTCATCGCCGACGGCCGGCTCGCCCTCGGCGTCTCCCGCGGCAGCCCCGAGCCGGCCGACCGCGGCTGGGAGTCCTTCGGCTACTCCGGCTCGACCGATCCGCGCGGCGCGGACATCGCCCACGCGAAGTTCGCCGCGTTCCTCCAGGCTATTCAGGGTGAGCCGATGGCGCGCGCCGCGGAGAACCCCTACGGCGCCCCGGTGCAGCCCGGTCAGGGTCTGCGCATCGAGCCGCACTCCCCCGATCTGGTCCGCCGGATCTGGTGGGGCGCCGGCTCCCGCGAGACGGCCGAGCGCACCGGTGCCCAGGGTCTGAACCTCATGAGCTCGACCCTGCTCACCGAGGCCACCGGCGCCGCCTTCGGCGACCTGCAGGCCGAACAGATCGACGTCTACCGCGAGGCGTTCCGCGAGGCCGGCCACGACCACACCCCACGGGTGTCGGTCTCCCGCAGCGTGTTCCCGATCGTCACCGAGCAGGATCGGATGCTGTTCGGGCTGCGCCCGGGCGACGGCGCCGACCAGATCGGCATCATCGACGGGCACCGCTCCACCTTCGGCAGGACCTACACCGGCGAGCCGGATCAACTGGTCGAGCAGCTGCAGGCCGATGCCGCGGTGCAGTCCGCCGACACCCTCCTGCTCACGATCCCCTCGCAGGCCGGGGTGGAGCTGAACCTGCACATCCTCGAGAGCTTCGCGCAGCACGTCGCCCCGGCGCTGGGCTGGAAACCCAACACGGAGGGCCCGGTCGCCGGCGAGCCGATCACCTGACAGACGCGGAGCCGCTCGCCGGAGCACGACGTACCCTCGGGCCATGCTCCGCATCGCCACCGCGAACATCAACGGGATCCGCGCCGCGCACCGGCGAGGGTTCGGCGACTGGCTGGCCGGCCGGGACTGCGACGTCGTGGCCCTCCAGGAGGTCCGGGCGCAGGTCGACAAGCTTCCCGCAGGGGCGTTCGGCGACCACCACGTCGCCCTCGACACCGGCTCCCTGCCCGGCCGCAACGGCGTCGCCGTGCTCACGCGGCATGCGCCCGCGGCGGTCCGCACGTGGAGCGGGACGGCGCTGGTCGGCACCCCGACGGACGGCGACGGCGCCCTCGAGCTCGTCCCCTCCCCCGACCACGTCCCGCTCGCCCGCGGCCTCGGCCCTTTCGCCACGGCGGGGCGCTACCTCGAGGTCGATCTCGCCGATTCACCGCTGACGATCGCGTGCCTCTACCTGCCCAAGGGCGGCCTGCCCGCGCACCTCCAGCGGCCCGAACGGATGCGCGAGGCACCCGACGGCGGTGCGCGATACGCCCGCAAGATGACCTTCATGGCGGCGTTCTCCCGCTACCTGACCCGGACCCGCCGGGCGGCCGCGGCGCAGGGCCGAGAGTTCCTGCTGATGGGCGACCTGAACATCGCGCACACGCGGCAGGACCTCGCGGCCTGGAGACGGAACCAGAGCAATGACGGGTTCCTCCCGGAGGAGCGCGAGTGGTTCGGCCGGCAGCTCTCCCCGCGCACCCTCGTCGACGTGGTGCGGCGGCTCCACCCCGACCAGGACGGTCCGTACTCCTGGTGGTCGTGGCTGGGGCAGTCCTTCGCGAAGGACTCGGGCTGGCGCCTCGACTACCACCTCGCCGCGCCCCGTCTCGCCCGCAGCGCGGTGCGCGCCGAGGTCGATCGGGCGTTCCGCGGCGAGCGGCTCTCGGACCACGCACCGGTGGTCGTCGACTACGACTGGCGGTGACGCGAGCACGCCGCGGGCCACCGGCCCCGCGAGCCGGTGCCCATCACAGCGAAAACCCTGCCCGTCAGGGGTCTCCTCCCGTACAGTGGTCCCTCGTGAGTGCCGGTCGGAGCACTCGTCCCGCCTCGCCGACGGAGGACCGGAATGCCCGCGCCGCAGCCCGCCGTCCTCCCGGCCGCGCCCGGCGCTCCCCTCCCCGCAGCACCCTCCTCGGATCCCACCGGGACGGAGACCTCCCGCCGCCTGCTGGGCGCCGAGCCCGACCCCCGGGCGCTGACGCTGTGGGGCTCCTCCTCGATGTGCTCCGAGGGCGGGGACGAGTCCACCCCGCTGCCGATCCGCATCCACGAGCACCTCGCCCTCTCCGCCGCCCCCGCGAGCGTCCATTCCTTCGGGGTCGGTGCCACCCGCTCCGCGCACACCCTGCTCATGCGCGGCCTGGACACCCCGCGCGTGACCCCGATCGGCGAGAGCGTCCGGGCCGCGGACGGCATCGTGCAGGTGCCCGTCGCCCTGGACCCCGCTCTCGCCCCTGCCGGGCCGCTGCGCATCCCGGGCACGATCAGCGGGGCCGCGGGCGTGCTGGACGGCAGCAGCGGGAGCTGGTTCTTCACGGCCGACGACGCGGCGCGGGACCCGGGCGGCGCACTGCTCGGCGACATGGTCGAGGGGGTCTTCACCTCCGCCCTCGCCGAGGTCGCCGACGCCTCCCGACAGGTGCTGTGGATGGGCAAGAACAACATCCTGGACGTCGCCGGCGTGCTGTCGGACACCCAGAGGATGTGGGACGCCGCCCAGACGCCCGAGGAGGACACCCTGGTGCTCGGCCAGTGGCGCACCGAGGCCGATCCGGACGGCTCGCCGACCGGGGACGCCGTCGGGGACGTCAACACCGAGCAGGCCCGCCGCTACGGGAAGCACTTCCTGGACCTCCAGCAGCTGCTGACCGGCGAGGCGGGGCTGCGCTGCTCCCCGCTCGCTCCCCTGGCGCTGCTGGAGCAGGGAAGCACGCAGGACGCGCTGGAGCGCGGCGTCGTGCCCCCGCTGCTCGTCGCTGCGGACGGCATCCACCTCAACGGCTGGGGAAATCTCGCGGTGAGCTGGGCGCTCGTGCGTCGCATGCGGGAGCTGGGATGGCTATGAGGCGTCCCTCGCCGCCTCGTCTGCGCGAGGACAGGCCCGGACGGCCTGCCGCCGCGACCCCGTCGCCAGCCCGTGCTCCGGCTCCCGCAGCAGCGTCCGCCGCTGCTCCGCGCGCCCCGTCCCGTCGGGTCCTGCTGCTGGCCGGCACCGCCGCGGCGGTGACCGCCGCCATCTCCTCCGGAGCGCTGTCGAGTCGCGGCGACGGCAGCGCGCCGACGGCCTCCGGCGGCGGCGGCGCGGCGGGCCTCGTCGCCACCAGCGCACTCTCCGACGCAGCGGCAGAGGACGAGGGTCGGGCGGCGATGGACTGGGCCGACGCGACCGGCGTGCAACCGGCGCCGGAAGGGTCCCGCTACGCCCCTGAGGAACCCGTCACCCGCGGGGACGTGGCCCTGGCGCTGCACCGTTTCGCCGGCTCCCCCGTCGTCCCCCTCGGGACGACCCCCGCACTGCTCACCGACCTCGGTGAGGACCCCGAGCGCGCCGCCGCCCTGCTCTGGCTGCACGGTCGCGGTGCGCTCTGGGGCGACGCCTCCCTGCGGGTCCACCCCGAGCGCACCGCGACGCGGGACGGCACCGCGACGATGCTCACCGCGCTGCTGCGCCCCGCCCTGGCCGGCGCCGGCTGGGACGTCCCGGACGACGCCACCCTCCCGCACCCGGTCGAGCCCTGGAGTGCGCGCGCGGCGGCACGGTGGCTCGGGGCCGCCGGCATCGCCCCCGGGCTCTCCGCCGGTTCCGAGGGAGCCGGCGAGGAGAGCACCACCCGCGGCGATCTCGCCCTCTGCCTGCACCGGGCCGACGCCGTCATCGCTTCCGCGCTGTCCTGAACAGCGGGCGGACCGCGCACGATCGCACCCGGAAAACCCTTCGACGTGTCGGTGCTCACGCATAGGGTTGAACCATGCCATCGACCCCTGCTCATGCTGCCTACCTCCGTCACCCCGACGTCCGCGGCGACACCGTCGTCTTCACCGCGGCCAACGATGTGTGGCTCGCTCCGCTCGCCGGCGGTCGCGCCTGGCGCCTGACCGACGAGGGCGCCCCCGTCGCCCATCCCAGGTTCTCCCCCGACGGCACTCACGTCGCCTACACCTCCCGCACCTCCGGCGGCCCCGAGGTATGGGTCATCGCCACCGAGGGCGACACCGCCCCGCGCCGGCTGACCACCTGGGGCAAGCCGTCCACGAAGCTCGTCGGCTGGCTGCCGGACGGCCGCGTCATCGCCTCCACCAGCTACCGCGCTCCCGTCGCCCGGGATGCGCAGCTGTGGGCGATCGACCTCGCCGGCCACGCGGAGCTGCTGCCGCTGGGACGGTCCGGCGAGGTCGCGATCCATCCGTCGGGCACCACCGTGGTCGCCACCCCGACGGGCCGGGACCAGGCTTCCTGGAAGCACTACCAGGGCGGCACCGCCGCGAAGCTCTGGATCTCCCGCGAGGACATGGCGCTGGACGCCCCGCTCGCCGCGCACGCCGCCCGTCGCTGGGAGCACCTGCTCGACGACGTCCTGGCCTCCAAGCGGCGCATCGCCTGGCACGGGGACCGCCTGATCTTCGCCTCCGACACCCCCGGCCCCGCCGCAGCCCGCACCGACCGCGCCACCGCGAACCTGTGGTCCGTGGCACTGGACGGCTCCGACCTGCAGGCCCACACCTCGCTGACCTCCGAGCAGGGCTACCTGCGCGAGCCCGCCACCGACGGCAGCACCATCGTGTTCACCTCCCGCGGCCGGCTGTTCGCGATGGGCTCGCTGGGCGCCGAGCCGCGCGAGGTCGAGATCCTGGCCTCCGGCGTCGGCGCCGCCCGGCTGCCGCGCCCCGCCTCCCCGAGCGCGAACCTGCTGGCCATGCGTCCGGTGCACGACGCCCGAGCCAGCGTCGTCGAGTGGCGCGGCGGCGCCCATGCCCTCACCCACCGGGGCGGCCCGGCGCGGCTGCTCGCGGGCACCTGCGGCCTGCGGCTGCGCGAGGTCCGTCCGCTGGGCCGCTCCCCCTTCGCCCTGTTCGTCACCGACGCGGAGGCCCTCGCGGACCGGGAGACGGGCGGCGTCGGCTCCGACGTGCTGGGCCTGGCCCGTCTGGACGGGGGCGGCGAGGAGATCCGCTTCGCCCTCGGCGACGTCGGCCGGATCCTGCACGCGATCCCCTCCCCCGACGGCTCCAAGGTCGCGATCTCCACCCATGACAACGTGGTGCGCCTGGTGACGCTGCGCGGCCTGACCGATCCGGCGACGACCTCCGCGGCCCCGTCGAGCAGCGGCTCCTCCCCGTGGGAGCAGGAGGGAGAGAGCGCCCCGGAGGCACCCCGTCTCGACCACGTGCGCGAGGTGGGGCGCTCCACCGGCGGCGAGGTCGCGGATCTGGCCTGGTCCCCGGACGGCCGCTGGCTGGTGTGGTCCGAGCCGAACTCGTGGATGGTCAGCCGACTGATGATCTCGGACACCGAGGACGCCGAGCCGATGGGCCGCGCGCTCACCTCGGGCAAGTACCAGGACGCCGCGCCGGCCTTCAGCGCCGACGGCAAGCACCTGGCGCTGCTGTCGCTGCGCACCTTCGAGACGGTCTACGACGACATGGTCTTCGACCTCGGCTTCGTCAACGCCGAGCGGCCCTTCCTGATCCCGCTCGAGCGCTCGACGCCCGATCCCTTCGGGCCGCAGGCCGACGGCTGGGGCGCGAGCGCCGAGGACGACAAGTCCGCCCAGAAGTCCAGCGACACGGACTCCGCCGGTCACGGCGCGACGGGAGCGCATGCCGCGGCCTCCGGCACCGGCTCGGCCGCAGATCACCCGGCCGGCGTCACCAGCCCCTCCGGGGCCGACGAGGCGACGAAACCGCCGGCCACCCGCGTGGACCTGGACGCCATCGAGGAGCGCC
Encoded proteins:
- a CDS encoding VOC family protein, with amino-acid sequence MPAPQFTPYISFPGNAAEAFEYYREVFGGELDLMSYDDFPTEGFPFSPPPGATAHAQLDGGLVTLAGGDGIAAPGDELPPLGSDVYSFLVGLESVDEAHALLETLTSSGAEIAMPFELAPWGDHYGQVTDRFGVLWALVVPAESPRG
- a CDS encoding LLM class flavin-dependent oxidoreductase, producing the protein MRAFGFLSFGHYGGSPAQGGLSARQMLHDAIDISVGAEELGVNGASFRVHHFAQQSASPMPLLSAIAARTQRIEVGTGVIDMRYENPLYFAEEAAALDLIADGRLALGVSRGSPEPADRGWESFGYSGSTDPRGADIAHAKFAAFLQAIQGEPMARAAENPYGAPVQPGQGLRIEPHSPDLVRRIWWGAGSRETAERTGAQGLNLMSSTLLTEATGAAFGDLQAEQIDVYREAFREAGHDHTPRVSVSRSVFPIVTEQDRMLFGLRPGDGADQIGIIDGHRSTFGRTYTGEPDQLVEQLQADAAVQSADTLLLTIPSQAGVELNLHILESFAQHVAPALGWKPNTEGPVAGEPIT
- a CDS encoding exodeoxyribonuclease III — protein: MLRIATANINGIRAAHRRGFGDWLAGRDCDVVALQEVRAQVDKLPAGAFGDHHVALDTGSLPGRNGVAVLTRHAPAAVRTWSGTALVGTPTDGDGALELVPSPDHVPLARGLGPFATAGRYLEVDLADSPLTIACLYLPKGGLPAHLQRPERMREAPDGGARYARKMTFMAAFSRYLTRTRRAAAAQGREFLLMGDLNIAHTRQDLAAWRRNQSNDGFLPEEREWFGRQLSPRTLVDVVRRLHPDQDGPYSWWSWLGQSFAKDSGWRLDYHLAAPRLARSAVRAEVDRAFRGERLSDHAPVVVDYDWR
- a CDS encoding S41 family peptidase, with protein sequence MPSTPAHAAYLRHPDVRGDTVVFTAANDVWLAPLAGGRAWRLTDEGAPVAHPRFSPDGTHVAYTSRTSGGPEVWVIATEGDTAPRRLTTWGKPSTKLVGWLPDGRVIASTSYRAPVARDAQLWAIDLAGHAELLPLGRSGEVAIHPSGTTVVATPTGRDQASWKHYQGGTAAKLWISREDMALDAPLAAHAARRWEHLLDDVLASKRRIAWHGDRLIFASDTPGPAAARTDRATANLWSVALDGSDLQAHTSLTSEQGYLREPATDGSTIVFTSRGRLFAMGSLGAEPREVEILASGVGAARLPRPASPSANLLAMRPVHDARASVVEWRGGAHALTHRGGPARLLAGTCGLRLREVRPLGRSPFALFVTDAEALADRETGGVGSDVLGLARLDGGGEEIRFALGDVGRILHAIPSPDGSKVAISTHDNVVRLVTLRGLTDPATTSAAPSSSGSSPWEQEGESAPEAPRLDHVREVGRSTGGEVADLAWSPDGRWLVWSEPNSWMVSRLMISDTEDAEPMGRALTSGKYQDAAPAFSADGKHLALLSLRTFETVYDDMVFDLGFVNAERPFLIPLERSTPDPFGPQADGWGASAEDDKSAQKSSDTDSAGHGATGAHAAASGTGSAADHPAGVTSPSGADEATKPPATRVDLDAIEERLVPFPVLSGSYSHLRAVSGGFVWLRHPQQGVLGSARAGVEGDEPRPTLEHWGLADRKLTVLAESVTDLAVSGDGESLVIKQGESWVQVPASRKVEDEDPARVTIDTGRLRLFVDPVKERRGMLWDNYRIMAQQYWRADMDGMDWHAMTSWYDPVIERVVTEDDFQDLMWEVQGELGTSHAYVMGGVYQADPPMLPAYLGADIVPRDGRWIIDRILPGDSSDPDARSPLLAPGVAAQVGDAIVRVDGRDVGPGGGGVLGQLVGSADTPTELVLERDGVERRVAVTPLADDAPLRYQAWVASRRALVDELSDGRLGYLHIPDMVSSGWAQMHRDLREASTKEGIVVDVRYNSGGHTSQLVTDRLARRVLSWDYPRHETPGTYPQFAPRGAVVLVTNQEAGSDGDIVNAVARAMEIGPIVGMRTWGGVIGIDGRYDLVDGTGVTQPKYASWFQGEDWDIENYGVEPDIEVPLPPNAWVGGEDPQLQRGVTEALALLEQTPAATAPPLPAPRFGPRKG